One region of Candidatus Omnitrophota bacterium genomic DNA includes:
- a CDS encoding sulfide-dependent adenosine diphosphate thiazole synthase: MQLDEIKISKAIIESYNNKLVDALNVDVAIVGAGPAGMCCAYYLAKQGKKVVMFERKLSVGGGMWGGGIMFNEIVFQEKAKAILDEFGVRTRLYEKNYYLADSLETVSTICSKTIKAGVKIFNLISAEDVMIRKNRICGLVLNWTAVQMANLHVDPITMAADFVVDATGHAAEVARIAERKSGISLKTSSGKVNGEQSMWAEVGEDTIVRNSKEVAPGLYVCGMCANAVYGAPRMGPIFGGMLLSGKKVAQEIKNKLK, translated from the coding sequence ATGCAGCTGGATGAAATAAAGATCTCAAAAGCCATCATCGAATCATACAACAACAAGCTGGTCGACGCTTTGAACGTGGATGTGGCGATAGTCGGCGCCGGCCCTGCCGGGATGTGCTGCGCCTATTATCTGGCCAAACAGGGAAAAAAAGTGGTAATGTTCGAACGCAAACTGTCCGTGGGCGGGGGAATGTGGGGCGGCGGGATAATGTTCAATGAGATCGTATTTCAGGAAAAGGCCAAAGCCATCCTTGATGAATTCGGGGTAAGAACACGATTATATGAGAAAAATTACTACCTGGCGGATTCCCTGGAAACAGTTTCCACTATCTGTTCAAAAACAATTAAAGCCGGGGTAAAAATATTCAACTTGATCAGCGCGGAAGACGTGATGATCCGCAAGAACAGGATCTGCGGACTGGTGCTGAACTGGACAGCGGTGCAAATGGCCAATCTTCATGTTGACCCTATCACTATGGCGGCGGATTTTGTGGTTGACGCCACCGGACACGCCGCTGAAGTAGCGCGCATAGCGGAAAGAAAATCCGGTATTTCTTTAAAGACATCGTCCGGTAAAGTAAACGGCGAACAATCCATGTGGGCTGAAGTAGGAGAGGATACGATCGTAAGGAATTCCAAAGAAGTAGCTCCGGGGCTATATGTCTGCGGGATGTGCGCGAACGCGGTATATGGGGCGCCCAGAATGGGGCCGATATTCGGCGGGATGCTGTTATCCGGTAAAAAAGTGGCTCAGGAGATAAAAAACAAGTTGAAATAA